One Ananas comosus cultivar F153 linkage group 1, ASM154086v1, whole genome shotgun sequence DNA window includes the following coding sequences:
- the LOC109715102 gene encoding F-box protein SKP2A: MVSGRPGSGGGLDVWFKNLMVAGEGGKMERAGPVMAGWKDLPMELLLRIVSLVDDKTVIVASGVCTGWRDALCLGLTSLSLSWCKNNMTSLVDSLAPKFTKLQVLTLRQNRPQLEDSAVEIVAKHCHDLRDLDLSGSLKLSDRSLYALSRGWPHLTRLNISGCSSFTDSGLAYLTSHCKNLNYLNLCGCVKAATDRALEAIACNCGQLQFLNLGWCEAVSDKGVTSLASGCPDLRALDLCGCVLITDESVIALANGCLHLRTLGLYYCQNITDRAMYSLAKNGRVRSKRGPQDQICGSATTRGGGFDEKEGLASLNIGQCTALTPPAVQAVCDSFPALHTCPERHSLIISGCLSLTSVHCACAVQAHRAGRSVLSNHAY; this comes from the exons ATGGTGAGTGGAAGGCCAGGGAGTGGAGGAGGATTGGATGTATGGTTTAAGAACCTGATGGTGGCGGGCGAAGGGGGGAAGATGGAGCGGGCGGGGCCGGTCATGGCCGGTTGGAAGGATCTCCCGATGGAGCTGCTGTTGAGGATCGTGTCGCTCGTCGACGACAAGACGGTCATCGTGGCCTCCGGCGTTTGTACCGGGTGGAGAGATGCTTTGTGTTTGGGCCTCACTAGCCTCTCCCTCTCATG GTGCAAGAACAACATGACTAGTCTTGTAGATTCGCTCGCTCCCAAGTTCACGAAACTTCAGGTCCTGACTCTACGACAGAACAGACCGCAACTTGAGGACAGTGCGGTCGAAATTGTCGCAAAACACTGCCATGATTTGAGAGATCTTGATCTTAGCGGAAGCTTAAAGTTGAGTGACCGTTCGTTGTATGCCCTATCTCGCGGATGGCCTCACCTTACAAGACTCAATATTAGTGGGTGTTCTTCTTTTACTGATTCTGGCCTAGCTTATCTGACAAGTCACTGCAAGAACCTCAATTACTTGAATCTTTGTGGGTGTGTGAAAGCTGCAACAGACCGAGCTCTAGAG GCTATTGCATGCAATTGCGGTCAGTTGCAGTTTCTGAATCTCGGATGGTGCGAGGCTGTTAGTGATAAAGGAGTGACAAGCTTGGCATCAGGTTGTCCTGATCTTAGGGCTCTCGATCTATGTGGCTGCGTCCTTATAACAG ATGAAAGTGTGATTGCTCTGGCCAACGGCTGCCTCCACCTGAGAACCCTCGGCCTCTACTACTGCCAGAACATCACCGACCGCGCAATGTACTCCCTTGCGAAAAATGGCCGCGTGAGAAGCAAGCGAGGCCCACAGGACCAGATCTGCGGCAGCGCCACCACCCGCGGCGGGGGGTTTGACGAGAAAGAAGGCCTCGCGAGCCTCAACATCGGCCAGTGCACCGCCCTCACCCCGCCCGCCGTCCAGGCCGTCTGCGACTCCTTCCCGGCCCTCCACACTTGCCCCGAGCGCCACTCCCTCATCATAAGCGGCTGCCTCAGCCTCACCTCGGTCCACTGCGCCTGCGCGGTACAGGCTCACCGCGCAGGGAGATCGGTCCTTTCCAACCATGCTTACTGA
- the LOC109715107 gene encoding ras-related protein RABC1, translated as MDSASSSQPEFDYLFKLLLIGDSGVGKSSLLLRFTSDSFEDLSPTIGVDFKVKMVNIGGKKLKLAIWDTAGQERFRTLTSSYYRGAQGIIMVYDVTRRDTFTNLSDVWAKEIDLYSTNQDCIKMLVGNKVDKESERVVTKKEGIDFAREYGCLFLECSAKTRVNVEQCFEELVLKILETPSLLAEGSSGIKKNIFKQKPPEADASTSSCC; from the exons ATGGATTCGGCTTCGTCGAGCCAACCCGAGTTCGATTACTTGTTCAAGCTGCTTCTGATCGGGGACTCTGGGGTTGGGAAGAGTAGTCTCCTCCTACGGTTCACCTCGGACTCCTTCGAGGACCTTTCTCCTACGATCG GTGTGGATTTCAAGGTAAAAATGGTTAATATTGGTGGAAAGAAATTGAAGCTTGCAATTTGGGATACAG CGGGTCAGGAGCGGTTTAGAACTTTGACGAGCTCATACTACCGAGGAGCTCAGGGGATTATAATGG TTTATGACGTAACACGGAGGGACACATTTACCAATCTCTCTGACGTCTGGGCCAAGGAGATCGACCTTTATTCAACTAATCAAGACTGCATAAAGATGCTGGTTGGCAACAAAGTTGACAAG GAAAGTGAAAGAGTTGTTACGAAGAAAGAGGGCATTGATTTTGCTAGGGAATATGGTTGCCTGTTTCTAGAATGCAGCGCAAAAACAAGAGTAAATGTTGAGCAATGCTTTGAGGAGCTCGTCTTGAAG ATCTTGGAGACACCAAGCCTTTTGGCCGAGGGTTCGTCGGGCATCAAGAAGAACATCTTTAAGCAGAAGCCGCCAGAAGCTGATGCTTCCACAAGCAGCTGTTGCTAA
- the LOC109715094 gene encoding scarecrow-like protein 1: MSTSYGDTNLSARKSSSERMQMFISDERFHYRANSYLSDIYAQAYFTNSSRVHTSHREVSSAPYDLMANTRSSIILNTPYNSCFSSAKQPDSSLSSNISHHSSQSVLDNRSSEHEVDFTEDDIRLKLQELEQALLNDNDPDQDMGIDEEWVEPIKELLVASSPKESSSESIIYCIGNRKEAQTPKQLLFDCAAAILEDSIEEAQAIINELRHMVSIQGDPPQRLAAYLVEGLAARIASSGQGLYKALKCKEPPTSDRLSAMQILFEVCPCFKFGFMAANYAITEAFKGEERVHIIDFDINQGSQYITLIQSLSTMSNNPPHLRITGVDDPESVQRAVGGLKIIGQRLEKLAEGCGVPFEFRAIASRTEDVTPAMLDCRPGEALLVNFAFQLHHMPDESVSTVNQRDQLLRMVKGLGPKLVTVVEQDVNTNTAPFFPRFVEVYNYYSAVFNSLDAALPRESADRMNVEKQCLARDIVNIVACEGADRIERYEAAGKWRARMTMAGFVSCPFNANSSGSIRSLLKSYCDRYKVKEEGGALYFGWEDKTLVVASAWQ; the protein is encoded by the exons ATGTCTACTTCCTATGGTGACACAAACCTTTCTGCACGTAAAAGCAGCAGCGAGAGAATGCAAATGTTCATCTCAGATGAGCGATTCCATTATAGGGCCAATTCCTACCTTTCTGATATATATGCGCAAGCATACTTCACCAATTCTTCGCGAGTCCATACGTCCCACAGAGAAGTTTCGTCAGCTCCCTATGACTTGATGGCTAATACCCGATCCTCTATTATTTTAAACACTCCATATAACTCCTGCTTCTCCTCGGCAAAACAACCTGATTCTTCACTAAGCTCCAATATCTCCCACCATAGTTCTCAGTCAGTATTGGATAATCGAAGCTCTGAGCACGAAGTGGACTTCACCGAAGATGACATCAGGTTGAAGCTTCAAGAACTGGAGCAGGCATTATTGAATGATAATGATCCAGACCAAGATATGGGTATTGATGAGGAATGGGTCGAACCTATTAAAGAACTCTTAGTTGCAAGCTCACCAAAGGAGTCGTCGTCAGAGTCAATCATCTATTGTATCGGTAATCGTAAAGAAGCACAAACTCCCAAGCAGCTGCTTTTCGACTGCGCGGCCGCGATATTGGAAGATAGCATAGAAGAAGCGCAAGCGATCATAAACGAGCTTCGGCACATGGTCTCTATCCAAGGGGATCCACCTCAAAGGCTCGCGGCCTACCTTGTCGAAGGCCTCGCGGCTAGAATAGCCTCTTCAGGACAGGGTCTATACAAAGCATTGAAATGCAAAGAACCACCAACGTCTGATCGGCTCTCGGCAATGCAGATACTATTCGAAGTTTGCCCATGTTTCAAGTTCGGGTTCATGGCCGCCAACTACGCTATCACCGAGGCCTTTAAAGGCGAAGAGAGAGTCCACATAATAGACTTTGACATTAACCAAGGGAGCCAGTACATAACCCTGATACAATCGCTTTCGACTATGTCGAACAATCCGCCTCACTTGAGAATAACTGGGGTGGATGATCCTGAATCAGTGCAGCGGGCGGTAGGCGGGTTGAAAATTATAGGGCAGCGGCTTGAGAAGCTGGCGGAGGGCTGTGGCGTTCCATTTGAGTTTCGAGCAATAGCATCAAGGACTGAGGACGTGACGCCTGCGATGCTAGATTGCCGCCCTGGGGAGGCATTACTAGTCAATTTCGCGTTTCAGCTTCACCACATGCCGGACGAGAGCGTGTCAACAGTGAACCAGAGAGACCAGCTCCTTCGCATGGTGAAAGGCCTCGGGCCAAAACTTGTGACGGTTGTCGAGCAGGATGTGAACACTAACACAGCACCATTTTTTCCAAG GTTTGTGGAGGTCTACAATTATTATTCGGCAGTATTTAATTCACTTGATGCTGCTCTTCCACGGGAGAGTGCAGATAGAATGAACGTCGAGAAGCAATGCCTCGCACGAGACATCGTCAACATTGTAGCTTGCGAAGGCGCCGATCGCATAGAGAG GTATGAAGCTGCGGGAAAATGGAGAGCGCGAATGACAATGGCGGGGTTCGTCTCGTGCCCGTTTAACGCAAACAGTAGCGGGTCTATAAGATCGTTACTGAAGTCGTACTGCGACAGGTACAAGGTTAAGGAGGAAGGAGGGGCACTCTACTTCGGTTGGGAGGATAAAACTTTGGTTGTCGCCTCGGCATGGCAATAA
- the LOC109715088 gene encoding 5' exonuclease Apollo: MPIEMPRGLPFSVDTWSAASERKRHHFLTHAHRDHLAGVAAHASYPVYASRITKTLALHYFPQLEDSLFVEIEVGDSVAIDDPDANFTVTAYDANHCPGAVMFLFEGEFGNILHTGDCRLTPDCLQNLPLKYIANRGKETASPLDYLFLDCTFGRCSLKFPSKQSAIQQVISCIWKHPHAPVVYLACDLLGQEEILAEVSRAFGSKIFVDEATNSECFRALSLAAPEILSCDSSSRFQVVGFSRLYEKASEKIAEAQSNLQPEPLFLRPSAQWYAASVSQNPKPNLTEAERDEFGVWHVCFSMHSSREELECALQFLRPEWVISTTPPCLAMELSYVKKHCYKTKLTPDDPLWKLFKLSPVKKSASKPVSKETPKTHDFSDQDESQLKDLPISPRELKNFELSPPCCAEPSVTLFGRARLGLEDDNAFIQEEKSKRFIANEETETELSHAQHVTLVEQVAANKSESSDTAAAVEELSSTGESTQVSSVGNSELTADESEFRKDMVFYGSLKGYNPSLRRLYRSMNVPVPRPLPSLVELLETSKRVKIGSGSNYSRLNSYYSLP; encoded by the exons ATGCCGATCGAGATGCCGAGGGGGCTACCGTTCTCGGTGGACACGTGGAGCGCCGCCTCGGAGCGGAAGCGCCACCATTTCCTCACCCACGCGCATCGGGATCACCTCGCAGGGGTCGCCGCCCACGCATCCTACCCCGTCTACGCCTCCCGCATCACCAAAACCCTAGCCCTCCACTACTTCCCCCAG CTCGAGGACTCGTTGTTTGTAGAGATCGAGGTTGGCGATTCTGTGGCAATTGATGATCCGGATGCGAATTTTACGGTCACCGCATATGATGCGAATCATTGCCCAg GGGCTGTCATGTTCTTGTTTGAAGGTGAATTTGGAAATATACTGCATACGGGAGATTGTCGACTTACTCCTGATTGCCTGCAAAATTTGCCTTTGAAGTACATAGCTAATAGAGGAAAAGAAACCGCATCTCCTCTTGATTACCTTTTTCTGGATTGCACGTTCGGTCGATGTTCGCTCAAATTTCCGAGCAAACAATCAGCTATTCAGCAG GTGATAAGTTGCATATGGAAGCATCCGCATGCGCCCGTTGTTTATCTCGCCTGCGATCTCCTTGGCCAGGAAGAGATACTTGCTGAAGTATCAAGAGCATTTGGCTCGAAGATATTTGTCGATGAGGCAACTAATTCAGAGTGTTTTCGGGCCCTTTCTCTTGCGGCCCCTGAAATCCTTTCGTGTGATTCATCATCTCGCTTTCAG GTGGTTGGCTTCTCCCGATTATACGAAAAGGCAAGCGAAAAAATTGCAGAGGCGCAATCTAATCTCCAGCCAGAACCTTTATTTCTCCGGCCGTCCGCGCAGTGGTACGCAGCCAGCGTTTCTCagaacccaaaaccaaacctgACAGAAGCAGAGAGGGACGAATTCGGAGTTTGGCACGTGTGCTTCTCGATGCACTCGTCCCGAGAAGAGCTAGAGTGCGCCTTACAATTCCTCCGGCCCGAGTGGGTGATCTCGACGACTCCACCTTGCCTTGCTATGGAGCTGAGTTATGTTAAGAAACATTGTTATAAGACCAAATTAACCCCCGACGATCCGCTTTGGAAATTATTCAAGTTATCCCCCGTCAAAAAGTCTGCATCAAAGCCGGTCAGCAAAGAAACCCCAAAGACTCATGATTTTTCCGATCAGGACGAGTCGCAGTTAAAAGATTTACCAATAAGCCCTCGTGAActcaaaaattttgagttatCTCCACCGTGTTGCGCAGAACCGTCAGTTACTTTATTTGGAAGGGCGAGACTTGGACTCGAAGACGATAATGCATTTATTCAGGAAGAGAAATCTAAGCGTTTTATCGCGAATGAGGAAACAGAAACAGAATTATCCCATGCACAGCATGTTACACTTGTAGAACAAGTTGCAGCTAATAAATCGGAGTCATCAGATACAGCAGCTGCGGTCGAAGAATTAAGCTCAACCGGGGAGAGCACACAAGTGTCGAGTGTCGGGAATTCGGAGCTTACTGCTGATGAATCCGAGTTTAGAAAGGATATGGTATTCTACGGGTCGTTGAAAGGGTATAATCCAAGCTTGAGAAGGCTATATCGATCGATGAATGTTCCGGTTCCTCGACCTCTTCCTTCGTTAGTTGAGCTTTTGGAAACCTCTAAACGGGTTAAGATTGGTTCCGGGTCGAATTATAGTAGACTAAACAGTTATTACAGTTTACCTTGA
- the LOC109712008 gene encoding transcriptional corepressor SEUSS-like, producing MNLPNAPSLLNHSFPNGGPVPMESSPLGFTSSSDQSHSQQLEGVPNFNQPQAQIRGALGNVGPLGPVKLEPPTGPGPSDQNNGLTQHLQSLRGLAPVKMEAQHMQSVRALGPVKLERQHSDSALALQQQQHQQQQQQQQQLMQISRQSSAAQIGLLQQQRILMQQQQQQRQQQILKNLPQQRNQMQSLPARTQVKPSYEPGMCARRLTHYMYHQQHRPEDNNIEFWRKFVAEYFAPHAKKRWCVSLYGNGRQTTGVFPQDVWHCEICNRKPGRGFETTVEVLPRLFQIKYASGTLEELLYVDMPREYQNASGQVILDYAKAVQESVFEQLRVVREGQLRIVYSPDLKICSWEFCARRHEELIPRRLLIPQVSQLGAVVQKYQNAAQNASPGLFSQDLQNTCNSFVASARQLAKSLEVPLVNDLGYTKRYVRCLQISEVVNSMKDLIDYSRETRSGPMDSLINFPRRPSASSVINPQPIRRPEEQPSISQNATQNNQTGPHPAGVQLSSANNNGAVSANNSTSTITGLIHQNSMNGRQDNHINSVSSPYGGGGGNTVQIPSASSSNSIPPSQPNQNPSATSPFPSPTPSSNNNTAPPSHNANNSNMPLAHPTPIQEPDPNESQSSVQQILQEMMMHSQLNGVNSLGHDMKGINGGMGYGGMGPSGSTASVLRAAMANNVMAMNGGRVGMSHMSHDPNGRSNHHHHHHHQQQRDIGNRMLSGVDSVNSFNNLQFEWKTSP from the exons ATGAACTTGCCCAATGCACCGTCGCTCCTCAACCACTCGTTCCCGAATGGAGGGCCGGTCCCAATGGAGTCGAGTCCGCTAGGTTTTACTTCGTCGTCCGACCAGTCTCATTCTCAACAGCTCGAAGGGGTGCCGAATTTTAACCAGCCACAAGCGCAAATTAGAGGTGCGTTGGGCAATGTGGGCCCGTTGGGCCCGGTCAAGTTGGAACCACCAACCGGCCCGGGGCCGTCCGATCAGAACAACGGCTTAACGCAGCACTTACAGTCGTTACGCGGCTTGGCTCCAGTCAAGATGGAAGCGCAGCATATGCAGTCCGTAAGAGCTCTCGGACCTGTTAAATTGGAACGACAACATTCAGATTCGGCGTTAGCTCTGCAGCAGCaacagcatcagcagcagcagcagcagcagcagcagctaatGCAAATCTCGAGGCAATCTTCGGCGGCTCAGATCGGTCTGTTGCAGCAGCAGAGGATTCTGAtgcagcaacagcaacagcagcggcagcagcagatTCTCAAGAATCTCCCACAGCAGCGGAACCAAATGCAAAGTCTTCCCGCGAGAACTCAAGTTAAACCTAGTTATGAGCCTGGAATGTGTGCTCGAAGGTTGACTCATTACATGTATCACCAGCAGCACAGACCAGAA GATAATAATATAGAGTTTTGGAGGAAGTTTGTCGCAGAGTACTTTGCTCCCCATGCGAAAAAGAGGTGGTGTGTTTCTTTATACGGAAATGGGCGTCAAACTACTGGTGTTTTTCCTCAG GATGTGTGGCACTGTGAAATATGCAACCGTAAGCCTGGTCGTGGGTTTG AAACAACCGTCGAGGTTTTGCCGAGGCTGTTCCAAATTAAGTATGCTAGTGGCACGTTGGAggaacttttgtatgttgacaTGCCACGGGAGTATCAAAATGCATCCGGTCAGGTAATACTGGATTATGCCAAAGCGGTTCAGGAGAGTGTTTTTGAGCAGTTACGTGTGGTACGAGAAGGTCAACTGCGGATTGTTTACTCTCCTGATTTGAAG ATTTGTTCATGGGAGTTCTGTGCTCGGCGTCATGAGGAGCTTATACCTAGAAGATTATTAATTCCTCAG GTGAGTCAGCTCGGTGCTGTGGTGCAGAAATATCAGAATGCAGCTCAAAATGCATCGCCAGGCTTATTTTCTCAAGATTTGCAAAATACCTGCAATTC GTTTGTGGCATCCGCTCGTCAATTGGCTAAGTCTTTGGAGGTGCCACTGGTAAATGATTTAGGGTACACAAAGAGATATGTTCGCTGCCTTCAG ATATCAGAGGTCGTAAATAGTATGAAGGATCTGATTGATTACAGCAGAGAAACAAGGAGTGGCCCCATGG ATAGCCTAATCAACTTCCCACGACGGCCTTCCGCCTCGTCCGTTATAAATCCACAGCCAATCAGACGACCGGAAGAACAGCCGTCGATCTCCCAAAACGCAACACAAAACAATCAAACCGGCCCTCATCCAGCAGGTGTTCAACTCTCTTCTGCAAATAACAATGGCGCGGTCAGCGCCAATAATTCCACCAGTACCATTACCGGCTTAATCCACCAAAACTCGATGAACGGTCGGCAAGATAATCATATAAACAGCGTAAGCAGCCCTtatggcggcggaggcggaaacaCAGTTCAAATACCTTCCGCAAGCTCTTCCAATTCGATCCCGCCGTCCCAACCGAACCAGAACCCGAGCGCGACTTCCCCTTTCCCGTCGCCGACCCCTTCATCGAACAACAACACGGCCCCGCCTTCCCATAATGCGAATAACAGTAACATGCCTCTGGCGCATCCGACCCCAATTCAAGAACCCGACCCGAATGAATCCCAGAGCTCGGTTCAGCAAATCTTGCAAGAGATGATGATGCACTCTCAACTTAACGGGGTGAATTCCTTGGGCCATGACATGAAGGGAATTAACGGAGGGATGGGATACGGCGGGATGGGCCCGTCGGGCTCGACGGCGAGCGTGTTAAGAGCGGCGATGGCGAACAACGTCATGGCCATGAACGGCGGGAGGGTCGGGATGAGCCACATGTCGCACGACCCAAATGGCAGGagcaaccaccaccaccaccaccaccatcaacAACAGCGGGACATCGGGAACAGGATGTTGAGTGGGGTCGATTCCGTTAACAGTTTCAACAATCTTCAGTTCGAATGGAAGACGTCGCCGTGA
- the LOC109717722 gene encoding bidirectional sugar transporter SWEET1b, producing the protein MDVVHVLHFLFGIFGNVTALFLFLSPILTFRRIQKNKSTEDFSGVPYNMTLLNCLLSAWYGMPFVSPNNLLVSTINGAGTAIELVYVIIFLTYASTSKVRMKMLGLLMIVSSIFAAVVLISLLALHGQSRKLFCGSAATIFSICMYASPLSIMRLVIKTKSVEFMPFFLSLFVFLCGTSWFIYGLLGRDPFVTVPNGCGSFLGALQLILYMIYRDRKGRDTTKDDSIEMEESKSAKTTNTKPMEKINMQVHHQIDHQV; encoded by the exons ATGGATGTGGTGCATGTGTTACATTTCTTGTTTGGAATTTTTG GAAATGTCACtgctttatttctatttttatctcCCAT tCTCACGTTTCGGAGGATCCAAAAGAACAAATCGACGGAGGATTTCTCCGGCGTGCCGTACAACATGACCCTTCTCAATTGCCTCCTCTCTGCTTG GTACGGCATGCCATTCGTCTCGCCGAACAACCTACTGGTGTCGACGATCAACGGCGCTGGCACGGCCATTGAGCTGGTTTACGTGATCATATTCCTAACTTACGCGTCGACGAGCAAAGTTAGGATGAAGATGCTGGGCCTTCTCATGATTGTCAGCTCCATCTTCGCGGCCGTCGTCCTGATCTCGCTGCTCGCCCTCCACGGGCAGTCTCGTAAGCTCTTCTGCGGCTCCGCTGCGACGATCTTCTCCATCTGCATGTATGCTTCTCCGCTATCCATCATG AGATTGGTGATTAAAACCAAGAGTGTGGAGTTCATGCCCTTTTTCCTCTCATTGTTTGTGTTCTTGTGTGGCACATCATGGTTCATCTATGGCCTACTCGGTCGCGATCCCTTCGTTACG GTGCCTAACGGGTGCGGGAGCTTTCTCGGTGCACTGCAACTGATCCTCTACATGATCTACAGAGACCGCAAAGGGCGCGACACCACAAAAGACGACTCTATCGAGATGGAGGAATCCAAATCCGCTAAAACCACCAACACCAAGCCTATGGAGAAGATCAACATGCAAGTGCACCACCAAATAGACCACcaagtctag